From Thermotoga sp., a single genomic window includes:
- a CDS encoding TIGR04013 family B12-binding domain/radical SAM domain-containing protein yields MYILFKETKNNWYSLAALLSTIYSRHLNVVAKPVRFDEIKNFPPDETVVAYSFMSFDLDTVKEEVAVLKERGYTLIAGGPHASADPEGCLRMGFDHVFIGDGEENILRFIMGERSRIFDGVSKRVNLNHYPPFLPSKGIYMPIEITRGCPFACAYCQTPNLAGRRVRHRDVDVVLHYAKLGVEKSRKLARFIAPNSFGYGSRNGVTPNVEKIEELLYGLRKVGVEEIYFGTFPSEVRPESVTDEVLKVVKKYVNNRSIVIGAQSGSDRILRIIKRGHTVEQVEEAIEKIAFHGYTPHVDFIFGFPFETKEDIEMTFNFIIKIVEKYGARIHAHTFMPLPGTELFRAGPGRLTKDHYRFLGRLASKGILDGYWLKQETLSRKVYEIASGSGSDASVDRGVRGEPG; encoded by the coding sequence ATGTATATTCTCTTCAAAGAGACGAAAAATAACTGGTACAGCCTCGCTGCCCTTCTTTCTACGATATACAGCAGACATCTCAATGTGGTGGCAAAACCTGTGAGATTCGATGAGATAAAGAATTTCCCTCCCGATGAAACCGTGGTTGCTTACTCTTTCATGAGTTTTGACCTTGATACCGTGAAAGAGGAGGTCGCGGTGCTGAAGGAAAGAGGCTACACCCTCATAGCGGGGGGACCACATGCGAGCGCTGATCCTGAGGGTTGCTTGAGAATGGGATTCGATCACGTTTTCATCGGAGACGGTGAAGAAAACATCCTGAGGTTCATAATGGGGGAGAGAAGTAGGATCTTCGATGGAGTCTCGAAGAGGGTTAATCTGAACCACTATCCACCTTTCCTCCCCTCGAAAGGAATCTACATGCCCATTGAAATCACAAGAGGATGCCCCTTTGCTTGTGCGTACTGTCAGACTCCAAACCTTGCGGGAAGACGAGTGAGACATCGGGATGTGGACGTGGTCCTTCATTACGCAAAGCTCGGTGTGGAGAAAAGCAGGAAACTGGCGCGTTTCATAGCCCCAAACTCCTTTGGGTACGGTTCCAGAAACGGTGTAACTCCAAATGTTGAAAAGATAGAAGAGCTTCTTTACGGGCTCAGGAAAGTCGGCGTTGAGGAGATCTATTTCGGGACTTTTCCGTCCGAAGTGAGACCCGAGTCCGTAACCGACGAAGTGCTGAAAGTGGTGAAAAAATATGTTAACAACCGATCGATAGTGATAGGAGCTCAGAGTGGTAGCGACAGAATATTGAGGATCATAAAGCGAGGTCATACCGTAGAACAGGTCGAAGAAGCCATAGAGAAGATAGCATTTCACGGTTACACACCACACGTCGATTTCATATTCGGATTTCCGTTCGAGACAAAGGAGGATATAGAGATGACGTTCAACTTCATCATCAAGATCGTGGAAAAATACGGTGCCAGGATTCACGCACACACCTTCATGCCACTTCCTGGAACGGAGCTCTTCAGGGCAGGACCTGGAAGGCTCACGAAGGATCACTACAGGTTCCTCGGAAGACTCGCTTCGAAGGGTATACTGGACGGATACTGGTTGAAACAGGAAACACTATCAAGGAAGGTGTACGAAATTGCGAGTGGCAGCGGTTCAGATGCTTCCGTTGATCGGGGAGTTCGAGGAGAACCTGGGTAA
- a CDS encoding carbon-nitrogen hydrolase family protein, producing the protein MRVAAVQMLPLIGEFEENLGKIERFVEEAALNDVDMIVFPELTVSGYTWDGKTLEKGARFFDEVAKKKLLRLSRERQIVIVVGTPRIVLGNLRNSLVIFKKKRELLFYDKTHLFRREKDVFEPGEYFLTFSYKGVVFGTLICYEIGFPEISRILTFRGSKVILSSFAFGKEREHTYDIATRARAVENSVFLVASSTSGRGFVEFVGRTRIVAPNGKILKEIGAGEGMIFKDLNPDIVYHYRYDEEADSHAYLRNYKIHMYTLQKGRL; encoded by the coding sequence TTGCGAGTGGCAGCGGTTCAGATGCTTCCGTTGATCGGGGAGTTCGAGGAGAACCTGGGTAAGATAGAGCGCTTCGTGGAAGAAGCAGCTTTGAACGATGTGGACATGATCGTCTTTCCTGAGCTCACGGTCAGCGGTTACACGTGGGATGGGAAGACGTTGGAGAAGGGCGCCAGGTTCTTCGATGAGGTTGCCAAGAAGAAACTTTTGAGGCTTTCAAGGGAAAGACAGATCGTTATCGTCGTTGGCACTCCTAGAATCGTTTTGGGAAACCTCAGAAACTCTCTGGTGATCTTCAAAAAGAAGAGAGAACTTCTTTTCTACGATAAAACACATCTTTTTCGTAGAGAGAAAGATGTCTTCGAGCCAGGGGAGTACTTTCTTACCTTCTCTTACAAAGGAGTTGTCTTTGGAACGTTGATCTGCTATGAGATAGGTTTTCCGGAGATCTCGCGGATTTTGACCTTCAGAGGAAGCAAGGTGATCCTTTCCTCTTTTGCCTTTGGGAAGGAAAGGGAGCACACCTACGACATCGCAACGAGGGCACGAGCGGTGGAAAACAGTGTTTTCCTGGTGGCGTCGTCCACGAGTGGCAGAGGATTTGTGGAGTTCGTTGGAAGAACGAGGATAGTTGCTCCCAATGGAAAGATTCTCAAGGAGATAGGAGCCGGTGAAGGTATGATATTCAAGGACCTCAATCCTGACATCGTCTACCATTACAGATACGACGAAGAGGCTGACTCTCATGCTTATCTCAGAAACTACAAGATCCACATGTATACCTTGCAAAAGGGGAGGTTATAA
- a CDS encoding phosphoglucosamine mutase: MLISETTRSTCIPCKRGGYKVKYFGTDGIRGIFGDTLTDELAFKVGKALGEIVGEGKVLIGKDTRVSGDSLEAALSAGLTSMGVDVLSCGILSTPAVALLTRITRSYGVVISASHNPPEYNGIKILKSGYKIPNELEEKIERKIEGEFQKRYVVGKIRPFREGKDMYIGAVLEMFKDLDLSGKSVSLDLANGATTTTVKDVFEFLGADLEIFNSSQDGLLINQGCGATHPKFLAEEMKKGRIGFTFDGDGDRVMVIDEERNVVNGDKIIGILAEGMMREGRLENAVVVGTVMTNGGLEEYLKKKGAKLLRTKVGDKYVLEEMLSSKANLGGERSGHIIILDRSTTGDGLITALELMRTIEKLGKTLLELAKEIPDLPQVTKNVRRTEKTSLEHEGLRRLIEKYNAEGYRIIVRPSGTEPVIRITVEGRDRDRVEEIAEVLSRTLEG; encoded by the coding sequence ATGCTTATCTCAGAAACTACAAGATCCACATGTATACCTTGCAAAAGGGGAGGTTATAAAGTGAAGTACTTCGGCACCGACGGGATAAGGGGTATTTTCGGGGACACCTTGACCGATGAGCTGGCGTTCAAGGTGGGAAAAGCGCTGGGGGAGATCGTTGGAGAGGGGAAAGTACTCATAGGAAAGGATACGAGAGTTTCAGGAGATTCTCTGGAAGCGGCCCTTTCTGCAGGACTCACTTCGATGGGTGTTGATGTTCTTTCCTGTGGTATCCTTTCCACGCCTGCAGTGGCCCTTCTCACGAGGATCACGAGATCATACGGTGTGGTCATATCTGCGTCTCACAATCCTCCAGAGTACAACGGTATAAAGATCCTGAAGAGTGGCTACAAGATACCGAACGAACTGGAGGAGAAAATAGAGAGGAAGATAGAGGGGGAATTTCAGAAGCGCTATGTCGTGGGAAAGATAAGGCCTTTCAGAGAAGGAAAAGACATGTACATTGGTGCCGTCCTTGAGATGTTCAAAGATCTGGATCTTTCTGGAAAGAGCGTTTCCCTCGACCTTGCCAACGGAGCCACGACGACCACGGTGAAGGACGTGTTCGAATTCCTCGGCGCCGACTTGGAGATCTTCAACTCCTCACAGGATGGCCTTCTCATAAACCAGGGTTGTGGAGCCACGCACCCGAAATTTCTGGCAGAAGAGATGAAGAAGGGTAGGATCGGTTTCACTTTCGATGGTGATGGCGATCGTGTGATGGTGATAGACGAGGAAAGGAACGTGGTGAATGGGGATAAGATCATAGGAATACTGGCAGAGGGAATGATGAGAGAAGGAAGACTGGAGAACGCTGTTGTGGTGGGGACCGTCATGACCAATGGGGGGCTCGAAGAATATTTGAAGAAGAAAGGAGCGAAACTCCTCAGAACAAAGGTGGGAGACAAGTACGTTCTGGAAGAGATGTTAAGTTCAAAAGCGAATCTTGGTGGTGAAAGATCGGGTCACATCATAATCCTCGACAGGAGCACCACGGGTGATGGTCTCATAACCGCTCTGGAGTTGATGAGAACCATCGAAAAGTTGGGAAAGACCCTCTTGGAACTCGCGAAAGAAATACCGGACCTTCCACAGGTTACCAAGAACGTGAGAAGAACAGAGAAGACCTCCCTGGAGCATGAGGGGTTGAGGCGACTGATCGAAAAGTACAATGCCGAGGGTTACCGAATCATTGTGAGACCATCCGGGACGGAACCTGTCATAAGGATCACTGTGGAGGGAAGGGACAGAGACAGAGTGGAGGAAATTGCGGAAGTGCTCTCAAGGACTCTCGAGGGTTGA